The Apium graveolens cultivar Ventura chromosome 3, ASM990537v1, whole genome shotgun sequence sequence AGGGGCTTCGGACAAAgctttgaatttttttttgataGCAGGATTAAGAGTTGGTTCAGATTTCTGGAAACATTCGTAAGGGAAGGATCCAGCTACTCTGGAAGATGTCTTTGCCTTAGCAGAATCATTTAAGGCCATAGAACAATCTTTAGCAGAGGTCCAACCGGCTTTACAAACAAGCCAAAGGGGTAGAGCAAGAAAGAGAGACAGATCTCTGAGCCCGAGATATCGAAGAAGTAGTCAAAGCCCGAATCGGTGAACGCCGCAATTGTGCGGAGGTAATGGAACCCTCCCTCAACCTATGACAGCAGAACTAGCGGATAAACCCCTTGGCTGCATCGATTGAACACATCTTTGAAGTGAACAAGAATATAGGACTTTTCAGGAAGCCAGAAGCTCTGTCGTCTTGCCAAACTAAAGACGAgaataaatactgataattcctTGAATCATCCAGGCACAACACTCATGAGTGTCAATACTAAAAGATGAAATCGAGGCTCTGATCAAGGAAGGTTATCTTCACGAATGGGTGGTTAAGGAAGTAAGGAGGCATAAAAATGGTTCTGACAAAGCGAAAGAGGAAGGAGGTCGTACTCCTCGGGGATCCAACAATGAGATTTAGGTAGAAAACAAATTTATCAGGCATGGTAGCATCCGAGCTATATATGGAGGATATCAAAAAATGGAATGCATTAATCGAGTCTTGGCAAGATACGTAAGGGATGCCTGGTTTCGAACATTGACTGACATCCACAGGGTGGAGACTCGGTCACCCAACGTATTCAAGGGAGAATTAATGGATATCACCTTTAGAGAGACGGATGTGAGGTGGGTACATCACCCCCACAATGACGTTTTGGTATTTCTCTCCAAATCGGAACTAAAAATTTCTACAGAGCCTTCGTGGATAATGGTAGCTCGGCAAACATCCTTTACTATAGATCCTATAAGAAGATGGGTTTACCTGATCTAGATATGTCAGGGGAGGATTCTTGGGTCTATGGTTTTTCTGGAGAAGGAGTTAGAGTCATGGGATCAATTTAGTTGCCATGTACCCTGGGAAAAAGTCCTATATCTGTGACAAAGATGCTCGAATTTAAGGTCTTAAATCAGGAGTCATCCCACAATGTGTTGCTGGGACGACCTTTTCTCAGGAAAATGAGGGTCATCACTTCAATTCACCACCTGACTATCAAATTCCCCACCCCAAATGGGGTTGAAAGCATAAAAGGTTCCCAATATGACTCCCGAGAATGTTACCGACAAGCTATGAGGGGCTTTCGAAGAAAGGATATCCAAATCGGAGATGCCTCTGACGACGAACCAGAGGGAACGATCGAGCAACCAATCGAGGAGATTTGTGTCCATTATTATGTTGAGCAAGAGAATGAATACTCCGCCAAGTTGCCTTCAGCAACATTGTTCTTAGAAGATACTCTGAGGATCGAAATGTTGGAAGAAGAAGAGCCCCCAAACAACCACACAATCCAAGGAAACTTCAATGAAGAACAACTCGAAAGAAGAGCTGATGTTTTACGAAATCTTGAACAGTTTTTGTGTATAAGGTGGATGCCCCTATATCACAGGGCGCGCCCTTGTCACCAAATGTTTCAAAAGAAGTTGATGCCCCTATATTACAGGGTCCGCCTTCTCTCATTAAAAATCCTAAAGAATTTGATGCCTCTGTTACGCAGGGCGCGTCTTCCTTCGAAAAAGAAGTTGATGCTCCTCCTCTAGAGGACATGCCTTCTAAACAAAATGATGAAGATCACAATCATCTCGATTTGGATACCTGGATTCTGATGCCTATGGAAAAATGGGGTCGGCTAAGGATACAATTGAAATCCAAATCGACGAGAAGGATTCGAGCAAAGTTCTGAAGATTGGTTCTCAGTTAAATCTAAGGCTGAAAAAAGGACTTTCAATATTTCTCTTGGCAAATTTTAATGTATTTGCATGGAGACACTCAGATATGGTTGGGATTGACCCGAAATTCATGTGTCATCGATTGAATATCGATCCCAAATATAAAGGGATTCGACAAAAGCGCGGGCCGATAAGTGGAGAAAGGGCTGTAGCATTGGCAGAGGGGGTGGATAGACTCTTGGATGTCGGATTGATCAGAGAATCTTTGTACCCGGAATGTTTGGCAAACCCGGTGTTAGTAAAAAAAACCAATGGGAAGTGGAGAACTTGTGTGGACTTCACAGATCTAAATAAAGCTTGCCCAAAAGATATATTTCCTTTGCCAAGAATTGATCAGTTAGTTGATGCTATAGCGGGGCATGCTctgctaagtttcatggatgcatACTCTGGCTACAATCAATTCCCCATGTATGAGCCTAACCAAGAGCACACATCTTTCATCACGGACATAGGTCTCTATAATTATATCGGGATGCCGTTTGGTATAATCAATGTTGGGGCAActtatcagaggttggtgaaCAAGATGTTTAAGGGACAGATTGGGAAGACGATAGaggtatatgtggatgatatgttgGTAAAATCTAAGGAGGTTGAAGATCACATAGTAGAATTTAAGCAAATCCCGTGAAAATGAAAGCTCTGCTAGACATGAAATCTCCCACCAGCGTTAAGCAAGTACAGAGTTTAACGGGAATGATTGCAGCATTAAATCGATTCGTTTCAAAATCTTCAGGCAGATGCAAGAAATTCTGTAAGGCTATCAAAGAAATGGGAAAGGATTTTGTGTGGACCTCAGAATGTGAGGAAGCTTTTTAGAAGATCAAAGAACATTTGGGTAATCCTCCTATGTTGGCAAAACCCGATGATAGGGAAACATTGATTCTCTACTTGGCGGTTTTAGAATATTCCATCAGTGCGGCGTTGGTGAAAGAGGAAGAGGGCCACCAGTCGCCGGTGTATTATTTGAGTAAGAGATTCTTGGATGCAGATACTAGGTACACTAGCATGGAGAAGTTAGTATATGCCCTTGTCCTTGCAGCACAAAAGTTGAGGCCATACTTCCAAGCTCATCAGATAGAGGTCCACACCGCTTATCCTCTGAGGCATATCTTACACAAGCCAGAGTCATCAGGTCGAATTTTGAAGTGGGCAGTTgagttgggacagtttgactTGGAATATTGCCCCCACACGGCAATCAAAGGATAAACATTGGCTAACTTCATACTTGAGTTTGATTCCGAGGTTGATGAGAAGGCTAAAATGTTGGCAGAACCTTCCTTACAGGAGAATAACCCTGAAAAGGTAAGAGAAGATTTCCCATACCCTTGGTGGATTCTATATGTCGATGGGGTTGTGAATAATAATAGAGCAGGAGCTAGGGTTGTTCTGATTACCTCGGAGGGGCACCATTTGATGAGCGCCATTcacttcaaattttatatcacAAATAATGACGCTGAATATGAAGCCCTAATTAATGGTTTGAAGATAGCCTTGGAAGTAGGGGTTGTGAATTTGATAGCTCAGAGCGATTCGGAGTTAGTGGTAAATCAAGTTAATGGAGGGTTTCAATCCCGGGGTCCTCGAACTGAGTTGTACATGAGGTGTGTACAATGCTTGCTCCAAAGATTTGGTAGCGCCAGGCTAGAGGGTGTGCCAAGAGAAAAGAATGGCAATGCGGAGCCTTGGAAAAAATGGGCTTGCAAATGGACAATGTGTTGCTAGGACAAATTCCCTTGGGGATTCAAGAAATTCCAAGTATTCCATAAATGAGTGTGTTTCAGATGCAAGAGGTCTTGTAGGAGACTTGGATGAGCCTAATTCTTGACTATATTCGCACAAGAAATTTGCCATAAGATTAGCTACAGGCTCGACACCTTCGCTATCAGGCTGCAAAGTATGTTGAGTATGACGGGGAGCTATCTAAGAGAGGTTTTAATCAACCGCTTTTGCGATGTGTAGATCTTGAAGAAGGACATTATATTCTCAGAGAGATTCATGAAGGTatctgtggcaatcactcgggggtgGTTCGTTGGCATTAAAAGTTCTTAGACAGTTACTGACCAACCATGAAAGAAGATGCTTTTAAGTTTGTTAGGGCGTGCGATCGTTGCCAATGATTTTCCAATTATTCCAACGTCCCTGTAACATCCATAACTTTGTTGGCAAGTCCTTGGCCTTTCGCCATGTGGGGAATCGACCTTATTGGAGAACTCCCCAAACCCGGGGGGTGAAATATGTTATTTTGGTTGTGGATTACTTTACAAAGTGGGCGGAAGCTATGCCGTTGGTCACGATCACGGCTAAGAAAATTAAAGATTTTGTTTTCAATTCCATAGTATGTAGATTTGGGATTCCGTATAAGCTCATATCTGACAATGGGAAACAGTTTGACATCAAAGAATTAAAGAAGCTTTGTGAAGATTTGCACATCAAGAAGGACTTCGCTGCAGTCTATCATCCACAAAGTAATGGCCAAATTGAAGCTATAAATAAGATCAATAAGCATACTCTAAAGGCCAAGTTGGAAGAAAAGAAAGGAGATTGGCCAGAACACCTGCCGATGGTTCTTTGGTCCTATAACACAACTACAAGATCAACTACTGGCGAGTCCCCTTTCATGCTAGCCTACGGGTATGAGGCTATGATTCCCGTGAAAGTGGGGGCTGGATCGTTATGAAGATATTTGTTTGTGGAAGAAGATGTGGAGGTTAACCAGAGGCTCCACTTAGATCTGTTAGATGAAGCCAACATGAATTCTCAGTTAAAGCTTGCTGCATATCGGCAGAAGATTGCAAGATATTTTAACAAGAAGGTGAAATCCATGCCTTATAAGGTGGGAGACCTTGTTCAGAGAAAAGTTATGCCAAATACCAAAATAACTCAGCATGGAGTGCTCGGAGCTAATTGAGAGGGACCGTACAGAGTCAAATCTATACTTTGGAAATGAACTTATCATTTGGAGGATTTGGATGGCAAACTCATTCCTCGAGCTTGGAATGCAGAGCACTTGTGAAAATATTATCAATAGGGCGCGGCCTCGGCCCCCTCACTTTTatgattaattttataaaatagactAGTAACAAATAAATCCCTCCTAGTCTAGGGGTAGTATACATGAATACGAACCTTGGAACTAATGAAAggataaaattttcaaataatttccccacagagcatagtagccatgggactgtTGTAATTTTCGCACTAGAGCGCATTATCAATAAAAGGGAAAAAGTATTCAATTGCATGACTTAAAACTTACTTGTGAAATGAAGAAGAGTGTGCGCCTTAAGGGTTGAAACACCTCAACTAAATCTACTTGAGAAAATTATTTGAACAAATTAATATAGTGGACTCATAAATAAAGGTCTTAGGGAGCGCCCTGAGACATGAAACGCCCAGATGGTGCTTAACTTATAATTCAATTTTTAtgtaaaataaaaattttaagaCGCGCCTTACTTATAGGTGCGCCCTCTATGGAATGACTTAGAAAGAGCAATCGTGGCATAATATTAATATGGCTTGAAAATTTTCGGGGTAAAAAGATAATGCTTCTTTTAAAAGGATGCGCCCTAATAAAAGGAGTGCTCCAAATAATGACTGTAAAATTATAAGCTTACCTACCATCTACTCCTCATGTGTGAGATATCAAATGATAGGGCGTGCCCTAATGGTGGAAGTGCCCATATATTTATAACTTAGAAAATTATAAGAAATTTTTTAGCCTTATATGTTTATTAAAGACTTGACATTGGTAAGGATAATAGTGAGAAAAGACAGCCAAATAATTGTCATAACAGGAAAATATGCAAAAGTAAAGCAAAGCACTTAATTTTATAATTTGCACAGCTTGAAAAGAGGGCTGGCACCTCAAGTATTCATAAAATCAGTTGAGTAGAATGTAAAAGAAAGCAAATTCAGGGCGCGCCCCGAGTATCTTCACCAGGAGGAATTGTCTGAAGGGGATTAGATTGATCAACTTCAGGCGCATCCTTATCTTCATTTGAGGGCGCGCCCTCGACTTTTTCCTCTAGGCCAAGTTCAACTCTCCTTTTTTTTTATCTTAGTAGCATACTCCTTCTTGAATTCTGCCATTTCTGCAACAGTTTCATCACCAAACTTCTCAAAAGAATAGTCTGGGTCATTTACTACAAACCCAATTCTATATATAAGGAAACTAAGAGCAAAGGCATCGTCTGTTATCTCCTTCTTCTCCTCTATACAACCATCTTTCTGTTATccttcaagatattcaatcctgAGATTTGCTTCTTCTAGCTCAGTATGAAGGAATTCAACTTTTTTGTTGGAAATGTCAAGCTGGGAACCCAAGTTTTCCAACTCCCTTTTGAGAAAAGAGATCTGAGAGTCCTTTGCCTTAATATCCTTGGAATGGAGGATATCTTTGTCTTTGAGATTGTTTTGGAGAATGTTATTATCTCCCTGCAACCTTTCTAGACGCGCCTTCTCTTCCAAGATTTTGTCCACATCTTGGATGGAATGAAACATGAGTTTGCAAGAGGCTTTGACTGAGGCCTTGGTAGATTCTTCCAAGCTCATCGCCTGCCACTGATTGACCTCTTTGTCAGTATCATAAAAAGAACCCCGGGGGGCAAGATAATTGAATGTTGTTGTAGAAAAGTCAGTAGGCGTGCCCTCTGTCCAGGGCCTCTTAGGCGCGCCCTGTTTCTCAGTTAGATCTACCACCATCCTTTTAGGAACAAGGGTAGGTTGGAAGACAGAAGCAGGGGCTGGAATGGATGGTTGACTTTTTGGAGTGTCTTTTTTTGTCACTCTGGCCTTGGGCTTATCACCAAGGTGCGCCCCAAATGACTTAGGGATTCATGAAGGAGCCAAATCTGTATATAAATCATGAAAATTATTAGTGCAATAAAAGTATGACGCGCCTTATTAAGAGGGCGCACCCTCACTCTGAAATATGTAACAAAATTTAAAGTTATACTTAATAGGCAAAAGTCACATATAAATGCAAACAAAGGATGGTAAGGTGCAACATGCAATCTTTGAACTAGTGAAAAGCATTACGAAAGAAAAATGATAAATGACGCTTCTAAACTGTGGACGTACACTTTCATAAAGTATTTAGCCTAAAAAAAAGTAATACAACGAGGACGCGCCCACGGGAGACGGAGCGCCCGTTTGAATTATACTACATTAAACCTATAGGAGTCTCGCCTTGAAGAGTGTTGTCTTCTAACTCTTCTTCATCTTCAACCTTTTCAtcgctatatatatatatcgatgaCGCGAGAAACAGGGTTACTCCTCCTAAATTTTATGTACTTACGCTTTGTCCCTATTTGATCATACAAGATTCCTACTCGCATCAAATTGGTTTTGGTAACCAACGATTTCAAATTCCTTCAGCAGCCACTCTCAGAAGGGCTTCTGCAGGCTTTTTAGGCGCTCCCTCAAGTACTTTTACTACTGGTCTGTctaaacaaaataaatttatgcaaAATAATAATGAATGCAAGAAGTAAAAAAAATAAAGTGAAAGAGTTAGATAAGGCGCGGTCTTACTTGGAGAAGTGTTAAATTGGATCCTTATCCTTGAAACATCGTACAAGTAGAAAAATTTCTTATCTGCCCTTCTCATGACTGACCTTACCAGAAAAAAATCCTTTCTTGTTGTGCTGCTTTTCCATAACCAAATAGTAATATCCATGGTCAGACTTTCTCAAGCTGAAGAAATGGATTACTTCATCCATTGTGGGTTGAGGAAAACCTAAGTCCATGTATAAAATGAACAAAGCAAGAACAAATTTATAGTTGTTTGTTCGCACTAAAACACACGCaaaaatacacgcaagcgtacatgatcacaagtagtataagatgtaagtcaagttcgttcccacagggactggtttaggttaagttcagattatgcacctatgcaacaatgtatgattatcatTCACTGCTAATACAAATAAAaatttgagttgattaactactAAAGAGATTAAATTAacatgcattaactaagagattaaaagtgaattacttatatgagcataaaacatgggattctaacttcattaaatacttcattcaaagtttatgtctttaaccttagcatgtgatggtgatgaaaactaatcagataacacgaaattagtatacaCTAACTTTCattatacgtataccctactatcaaacatccaaagttaagatagaagttgaatatacaccaattatgcttagtccctatatg is a genomic window containing:
- the LOC141714220 gene encoding uncharacterized protein LOC141714220 codes for the protein MLAEPSLQENNPEKVREDFPYPWWILYVDGVVNNNRAGARVVLITSEGHHLMSAIHFKFYITNNDAEYEALINGLKIALEVGVVNLIAQSDSELVVNQVNGGFQSRGPRTELYMRCVQCLLQRFGSARLEGVPREKNGNAEPWKKWACKWTMCC